In one Echinicola marina genomic region, the following are encoded:
- a CDS encoding SPOR domain-containing protein: MVTLLVSNITNALAQLSKDEKKALKKELKRMTPEQLRQMQEMQQEQKVNILELEKENESLKKDLASKSQDLSILQKRHEELEEKYTSAMMEDAHEELHGAPEKLEGEWSKGVVFRVQIGALTEQEYDKEIPSNFTMDVEEKGDLKRMLLGYYRDYDEANTFKKLMRKLGISTAWIVPYKDGERVPLKEVLDKVVNK; encoded by the coding sequence ATGGTGACGCTTTTGGTGTCAAATATTACAAATGCTTTGGCTCAATTATCGAAAGATGAGAAAAAAGCATTGAAGAAAGAATTGAAACGCATGACCCCGGAGCAGCTTCGACAGATGCAGGAAATGCAGCAGGAGCAAAAGGTAAATATCCTAGAGCTGGAAAAGGAAAATGAAAGCCTCAAAAAAGACTTGGCAAGCAAGTCCCAAGACCTTTCTATTCTTCAGAAACGGCATGAAGAGCTGGAAGAAAAGTATACCAGTGCCATGATGGAAGATGCCCATGAAGAACTGCATGGAGCACCGGAAAAGCTGGAAGGTGAATGGAGTAAGGGGGTGGTTTTTCGGGTGCAAATTGGGGCCTTGACCGAGCAGGAGTATGATAAAGAAATTCCCTCAAATTTCACTATGGATGTGGAAGAAAAAGGGGATTTGAAACGCATGCTCCTGGGTTATTATAGAGACTACGATGAAGCCAATACTTTTAAGAAGCTGATGCGCAAACTTGGGATCAGTACGGCATGGATAGTGCCCTATAAGGACGGTGAAAGGGTTCCCTTAAAAGAAGTCCTGGATAAGGTGGTGAATAAGTGA
- a CDS encoding peptidylprolyl isomerase — protein sequence MRNTFTLLCLSLLMLSCSSKSSQTYPIGQVITPKGEMLFWLYEETPIHKESFIELANAHYWDSLTFNRVIEGFVIQGGCPDTPEGFGDSPYLLEPEFVDGIKHVYGAVGAGRDDNPEKLSAGCQIYIVHDKDGIERLDGNYTVFGQVFKGLDVLDAIATVKTDSTDTPFEDVNMEVNVIQMTAEELEKNGYEFELN from the coding sequence ATGAGAAACACCTTCACCCTTTTATGCCTTTCACTGTTGATGCTTTCCTGTAGCTCAAAATCTTCTCAGACTTACCCTATCGGTCAGGTGATAACACCCAAAGGAGAAATGTTATTCTGGCTTTATGAGGAAACCCCGATCCATAAAGAAAGCTTTATAGAACTAGCCAATGCACACTATTGGGATTCCTTAACTTTCAATAGGGTAATAGAGGGATTTGTAATTCAGGGAGGTTGTCCTGACACTCCAGAAGGTTTTGGGGATTCTCCTTATCTGCTAGAGCCGGAATTTGTCGATGGCATTAAACATGTATATGGTGCGGTAGGTGCAGGCAGGGATGATAATCCGGAAAAACTATCTGCAGGTTGCCAGATTTATATTGTCCATGACAAAGATGGTATTGAAAGGCTGGACGGGAATTATACTGTTTTTGGGCAAGTATTTAAGGGACTAGATGTATTGGATGCCATTGCCACGGTTAAAACAGATTCCACCGATACACCTTTTGAGGATGTAAATATGGAGGTCAATGTCATCCAAATGACTGCTGAAGAGCTAGAGAAAAATGGTTATGAATTTGAATTAAATTAG
- a CDS encoding YcxB family protein produces the protein MIKTKNFSLSEREFFEIIATNRLKKFWWLYLISFIIGLSNLNSFGDDKFSSALVIFGLTFPPLIFLHLFYWVKSSKNASLFNEMSMTFSEEKISLSMSNGNYSEVPWDQILEIKKRPNYWLLYISSNQFLFLKKDSFNSIEDFEKFELLTTEKFTKP, from the coding sequence ATGATCAAAACGAAAAACTTTTCCCTTTCAGAAAGGGAATTTTTTGAAATAATCGCTACTAACCGGCTCAAAAAATTCTGGTGGCTTTATCTGATTTCCTTTATTATAGGGCTTTCAAACCTTAACAGCTTTGGAGATGATAAATTCTCTTCTGCCCTAGTAATTTTTGGATTGACCTTTCCTCCGCTAATCTTTCTTCATTTATTCTATTGGGTAAAATCTTCGAAAAATGCCAGCCTATTTAATGAAATGAGCATGACATTTTCAGAGGAAAAGATCAGTTTGTCTATGTCCAATGGAAATTATAGTGAGGTTCCTTGGGATCAAATCTTGGAAATCAAAAAACGTCCCAATTATTGGTTACTTTATATTTCAAGCAACCAGTTTCTATTTTTGAAAAAGGATTCTTTTAACTCTATTGAAGACTTTGAAAAATTCGAATTATTAACAACTGAAAAATTCACCAAACCATAA
- a CDS encoding single-stranded-DNA-specific exonuclease RecJ, whose translation MEFRWEIKSKADQETVQSLSSEINVNPTLANLLVNRGVVDFQEAKDFFRPDLDKIHSPFLMKDMGKAVERMVEAVNKEEKILVYGDYDVDGTTAVALFYGFLKEFYSHVDFYIPDRYQEGYGVSERGIRFAAENDFKLIVSLDCGIKAIEKVALANSLGIDFIICDHHTPGEELPAALAVLDPKRADCEYPYKELSGCGVGFKLIQAFTERTGKNASHLFGLLDLVAVSIAADIVPISGENRILAHYGLERLNNNPRPGLMALILAGKGQRSLKELQENRQLLHREMLQLKSDKDIEISDIVFRIGPRINASGRLEHAKASVELLNSKDIHDALERAEMVEDVNAARKNFDENITKEAIQMIEDREQIKPYKSTVLYKEDWHKGVIGIVASRCIEQYYRPTIILTESNNKATGSARSVFDFNIYEAISECSDLLEQFGGHKYAAGLTMELDNVPAFQEKFEEVVSRRISDIHTKPVLEVDDELELDQVNYKFYNILRQMAPFGPGNPEPVFCANQVYAQNIKVLKDKHLKFEIVQDGQVTTPVCIAFGFATYYEMLRSKMRFNIAFEVRENTFRNTSSLQLYVKDIKFD comes from the coding sequence ATGGAGTTTAGGTGGGAAATAAAAAGTAAAGCAGATCAAGAAACCGTTCAATCCCTTAGCAGTGAAATCAATGTCAATCCGACATTGGCCAATCTTCTGGTCAATCGTGGAGTAGTTGATTTTCAGGAAGCTAAAGATTTTTTTAGGCCGGATTTGGACAAGATCCACTCTCCATTTCTGATGAAGGACATGGGCAAGGCAGTGGAGAGAATGGTGGAAGCAGTGAATAAGGAGGAAAAAATCCTGGTCTATGGGGATTATGATGTGGATGGGACCACTGCAGTGGCACTGTTTTATGGTTTTCTTAAGGAATTTTATTCACATGTAGATTTCTATATTCCGGATAGGTATCAAGAAGGTTATGGAGTTTCTGAGAGAGGGATTCGTTTTGCTGCAGAAAATGATTTTAAACTTATCGTATCCCTGGACTGTGGAATCAAAGCTATTGAGAAAGTAGCTTTGGCCAATAGTCTGGGAATAGATTTTATTATCTGTGATCACCATACACCGGGAGAGGAATTGCCGGCAGCATTGGCCGTCCTGGATCCCAAAAGAGCCGATTGTGAATATCCTTATAAGGAATTAAGTGGGTGTGGAGTGGGATTTAAATTGATCCAGGCTTTTACTGAGCGGACAGGGAAAAACGCCAGTCACCTTTTTGGCCTTTTGGATTTGGTAGCGGTAAGTATTGCTGCGGATATTGTGCCCATTTCAGGTGAAAACCGGATTTTGGCCCATTATGGATTGGAAAGGTTAAATAATAACCCTCGTCCAGGTCTAATGGCTTTGATACTGGCAGGAAAAGGGCAGCGTAGTCTGAAAGAACTGCAGGAAAATAGACAGTTGCTGCACCGGGAAATGCTTCAGTTGAAATCTGATAAGGACATAGAAATTTCGGATATCGTATTTAGGATAGGCCCGAGGATCAATGCCTCTGGAAGACTGGAACATGCCAAGGCATCGGTGGAATTGCTCAACTCCAAGGATATCCATGATGCCCTTGAACGCGCTGAAATGGTGGAAGATGTCAATGCCGCCAGAAAGAACTTTGATGAAAACATCACCAAAGAGGCCATTCAGATGATTGAAGATAGGGAGCAGATAAAGCCCTATAAAAGCACTGTACTCTATAAAGAGGATTGGCATAAGGGAGTGATAGGAATCGTAGCTTCCAGGTGTATTGAACAATACTACAGACCAACCATCATATTGACCGAATCCAATAATAAGGCCACTGGTAGTGCACGCTCGGTATTTGATTTTAATATTTATGAAGCTATTAGTGAGTGTAGTGATTTATTAGAGCAATTTGGAGGCCATAAATATGCGGCAGGTTTGACCATGGAGTTGGATAATGTGCCTGCGTTTCAGGAGAAATTTGAGGAGGTGGTCAGTAGAAGAATTTCTGATATTCATACCAAGCCGGTTTTGGAGGTGGATGATGAGCTTGAACTGGACCAAGTCAATTATAAATTTTACAATATATTGCGTCAAATGGCGCCTTTTGGGCCTGGAAATCCTGAGCCGGTTTTTTGTGCCAACCAAGTGTATGCACAGAATATAAAGGTGCTGAAGGACAAACATTTAAAATTTGAAATTGTACAAGATGGACAAGTCACTACGCCTGTTTGTATTGCCTTTGGCTTTGCCACCTATTATGAAATGCTCAGAAGTAAAATGCGTTTCAATATAGCATTTGAAGTAAGGGAAAATACTTTTAGGAATACCAGTAGTTTGCAGCTGTACGTTAAGGACATAAAATTCGATTGA
- the lptB gene encoding LPS export ABC transporter ATP-binding protein — protein MKLKGDNLIKIYKGRKVVNNISVEVEQGEIVGLLGPNGAGKTTSFYMIVGLIKPNSGKVFLDQEEITPLPMYRRAKRGIGYLAQEASVFRKLSVEENIMAVLEMTDLPKAAQKEKMEELLEEFSLTHVRKNLGMVLSGGERRRTEIARALAVDPNFVLLDEPFAGVDPIAVEEIQTIVAKLKNKNIGILITDHNVNETLSITDRAYLMFEGKLLKAGTAEELAADEQVRKVYLGKNFELKRKI, from the coding sequence ATGAAACTAAAAGGTGACAACCTGATCAAGATCTATAAAGGCCGCAAGGTGGTGAACAATATTTCCGTGGAAGTAGAACAAGGGGAAATTGTTGGGTTGTTGGGGCCAAATGGTGCTGGAAAAACCACCTCATTTTATATGATTGTGGGACTTATCAAGCCTAATAGTGGGAAAGTCTTTTTAGATCAAGAGGAAATTACTCCCTTACCCATGTACCGCCGTGCGAAGAGGGGCATAGGTTACCTTGCCCAAGAAGCATCGGTTTTTAGAAAATTATCCGTTGAGGAAAATATCATGGCGGTGCTGGAAATGACTGATCTCCCCAAAGCAGCCCAAAAGGAGAAGATGGAGGAATTATTGGAGGAGTTCAGCCTTACGCATGTCCGTAAAAATCTGGGGATGGTGCTTTCTGGAGGAGAGCGAAGAAGAACGGAAATTGCTAGGGCTTTGGCTGTGGATCCTAATTTCGTGTTGTTGGATGAACCTTTTGCGGGCGTGGATCCCATTGCTGTGGAAGAAATTCAAACCATTGTTGCCAAGTTGAAAAATAAAAACATCGGGATTTTGATCACCGATCATAATGTGAATGAAACATTATCCATTACGGATCGGGCATACCTCATGTTTGAAGGGAAGTTGCTTAAAGCGGGTACTGCAGAAGAGCTAGCCGCTGATGAACAGGTTCGAAAAGTATACCTCGGTAAGAATTTTGAGCTAAAACGTAAGATTTGA
- a CDS encoding GH3 auxin-responsive promoter family protein, translating to MDVLNTFMTWIFKIRIGQIDNFKENPIEVQQDIFFDLIKTARKTQFGKKYGFSDIKSHRDFANNVPVHNYEQMQPYIEQTMRGEQNVIWPTEITWFSKSSGTTGSRSKFIPVSQESLEDCHFKGGKDMLSLYVNNYPESKLFSGKSLAIGGSHQVNSFDANKNSHYGDISAVIMRNLPVWAQLARTPSLETALMSEWEEKIERMAYETMKENVVSISGVPTWTIVLLERIMEITGSKNILEVWPNLEVFFHGAVAFGPYRRLFQELIPSNGMRYMETYNASEGFFGIQDQKNSDELLLMLDYGIYYEFIPMEEWDAENPKVIPLEEVELGKNYALLISTNGGLWRYKIGDTVKFTSTSPYRIKISGRTKHFINAFGEEVIVENAEKAIEEACKATDATIVNFTAAPVYFEGAGSKGAHEWVIEFSKMPDDEDLFKEKLDATLREINSDYDAKRYKDLALDKPKIHFAQHGLFEKWMKSRGKLGGQNKVPRLANNREYIDGILKLKD from the coding sequence ATGGACGTACTGAATACTTTTATGACCTGGATCTTCAAGATCCGTATAGGTCAGATTGATAACTTCAAAGAAAATCCCATTGAAGTTCAACAGGATATATTTTTCGATCTTATTAAAACAGCAAGAAAAACCCAGTTTGGAAAGAAATATGGGTTTTCGGATATCAAATCACATAGGGATTTTGCCAATAATGTCCCTGTTCATAATTATGAGCAAATGCAGCCTTATATTGAGCAGACAATGCGGGGCGAACAAAATGTCATTTGGCCAACAGAGATCACCTGGTTTTCCAAGTCATCCGGGACTACAGGGAGTAGAAGTAAGTTTATCCCGGTTTCACAGGAATCTTTAGAGGACTGCCACTTTAAGGGAGGTAAGGATATGCTTTCATTGTATGTGAATAATTATCCTGAGAGCAAACTTTTTTCCGGCAAGAGCTTAGCCATAGGGGGCAGCCACCAGGTGAATAGCTTTGATGCAAATAAAAATAGCCATTATGGGGACATCTCCGCGGTTATTATGAGAAACCTGCCTGTTTGGGCCCAGCTGGCAAGGACACCAAGTCTGGAAACCGCCCTGATGAGTGAATGGGAAGAGAAAATAGAACGGATGGCTTATGAGACCATGAAAGAGAACGTGGTCAGTATTTCTGGAGTGCCAACTTGGACCATTGTGCTCTTAGAGAGAATAATGGAAATTACAGGTTCAAAAAATATTCTGGAGGTGTGGCCAAATTTGGAAGTGTTTTTTCATGGAGCGGTTGCTTTTGGACCTTACAGAAGGTTGTTCCAAGAACTTATTCCATCCAATGGGATGCGCTATATGGAAACTTACAATGCTTCAGAAGGCTTTTTTGGTATCCAAGATCAAAAGAATTCTGATGAATTACTCCTGATGTTGGATTATGGGATTTATTATGAATTCATCCCAATGGAAGAATGGGATGCTGAGAATCCCAAAGTCATTCCCTTAGAAGAAGTAGAGCTTGGGAAAAATTATGCCTTATTGATCAGTACCAATGGAGGACTTTGGCGCTATAAGATTGGAGATACGGTTAAATTTACTTCTACTAGTCCCTACAGGATAAAAATATCGGGCAGGACCAAGCATTTTATCAATGCTTTTGGAGAGGAGGTAATTGTGGAAAATGCTGAAAAGGCCATAGAAGAAGCATGCAAAGCTACAGATGCTACCATTGTAAATTTTACAGCGGCACCGGTATATTTTGAAGGGGCAGGAAGCAAGGGGGCACATGAATGGGTGATCGAATTCAGTAAGATGCCTGATGATGAAGATTTGTTTAAAGAAAAGCTGGATGCTACGCTCAGGGAAATTAATTCCGATTATGATGCCAAGCGGTATAAAGATTTGGCGTTGGACAAACCTAAAATCCACTTTGCCCAACATGGCTTATTTGAAAAATGGATGAAGTCGAGAGGTAAGTTAGGTGGTCAAAACAAGGTGCCCCGACTAGCGAATAATCGGGAGTATATTGATGGGATTTTGAAATTAAAGGATTAA
- a CDS encoding S1/P1 nuclease: protein MKKSIAALFLSTVIIFQSFGWGQNGHRVVGQIAAWHLSKKAKRNIAEILQNESIPMMANWMDQIRSDRAYDYAYSWHFLTIHEGKGYEPEIQDDRGDAYQTLLRLIDELKNQPLSLSKKQENLKMLIHIVGDLHQPLHVGTGEDMGGNKLDVYYFNQKTNLHTVWDTKMIERQHLSYTELAQHLNNRANKDKIKKLQADPIEDWLKEAVSLRKYVYDLPENKKLSYEYDYKYFPIIENQLLTGGIRLAGILNDIYG from the coding sequence ATGAAGAAGAGTATTGCAGCACTTTTTTTGAGTACGGTAATTATTTTCCAGTCCTTTGGATGGGGACAAAATGGCCACAGGGTGGTCGGCCAAATAGCCGCTTGGCACCTGAGCAAAAAGGCTAAAAGGAATATTGCTGAGATTTTGCAAAATGAATCCATTCCTATGATGGCCAATTGGATGGACCAAATCCGCTCAGACAGGGCTTATGATTATGCCTATTCATGGCATTTCCTTACCATACATGAAGGAAAAGGATATGAACCGGAAATTCAGGATGATCGCGGAGATGCCTATCAAACCTTGCTAAGGCTGATCGATGAATTGAAAAACCAGCCCTTGTCTCTTTCGAAAAAACAGGAAAACCTGAAAATGCTAATTCATATTGTAGGTGACCTGCACCAACCACTGCATGTGGGAACTGGAGAAGACATGGGTGGCAATAAGCTGGATGTTTATTATTTCAACCAAAAGACCAACCTTCATACGGTGTGGGATACAAAAATGATAGAAAGGCAGCACTTGAGCTATACAGAATTGGCCCAGCATCTGAACAACAGGGCAAATAAAGATAAAATCAAAAAGCTCCAAGCTGATCCCATTGAAGACTGGCTGAAGGAAGCCGTTTCACTTAGGAAATATGTTTATGATCTTCCCGAGAATAAGAAACTGTCCTATGAATACGATTATAAATACTTTCCTATCATAGAAAATCAACTCTTGACGGGCGGAATCCGCCTGGCTGGAATCCTAAATGATATTTACGGATAA
- a CDS encoding M20 metallopeptidase family protein: MLKDKVKALAGEYLDQITQNRRHIHAHPELSFEEYKTSAFVAAQLKEMGITSIEKKADTGLVALIEGKNPSKKIIALRADMDALPIVEQNDVPYKSTNQGVMHACGHDVHTASLLGAAKILNGLKDEFEGTIKLIFQPGEEKIPGGASLMIKDKALENPKPEAIVGQHVMPLIDAGKVGFRKGMYMASADELYLTVKGKGGHGAMPETLVDPILIASHIIVALQQVVSRNANPKIPTVLSFGHIEALGATNIIPNEVKIQGTFRTLNEEWRAEAHKKMVKIAEGLAEGMGGSVDFEVRKGYPFLKNAPELTDRAHKAAQEYLGEENVEDLDIWMAAEDFSYYTQEMDGCFYRLGIRNEEKGITSGVHTPTFDIDESALEVGAGLMAWIAINELAKG, from the coding sequence ATGCTAAAAGATAAAGTGAAGGCCCTGGCAGGGGAATACCTTGACCAGATCACCCAAAACAGAAGACATATTCACGCCCATCCCGAGCTTTCTTTTGAGGAATACAAAACCAGTGCTTTTGTAGCCGCTCAATTGAAAGAAATGGGGATTACATCTATTGAAAAAAAGGCCGATACAGGACTGGTAGCACTTATTGAAGGTAAAAACCCTTCTAAAAAGATCATCGCCTTAAGGGCAGACATGGATGCACTCCCCATAGTAGAACAGAATGATGTACCTTATAAGTCTACTAATCAAGGAGTGATGCATGCCTGTGGGCATGATGTCCACACCGCTTCCTTATTGGGAGCAGCCAAAATTCTTAATGGGCTAAAAGATGAGTTTGAAGGCACCATCAAATTGATTTTCCAACCTGGAGAAGAAAAAATCCCAGGGGGCGCTTCTTTGATGATCAAGGACAAAGCCCTAGAGAATCCAAAGCCGGAGGCTATTGTAGGCCAGCATGTGATGCCATTGATCGATGCGGGGAAAGTAGGCTTCCGTAAAGGAATGTACATGGCCAGTGCCGATGAACTTTACCTCACTGTAAAGGGGAAAGGCGGTCATGGTGCCATGCCAGAAACTTTGGTAGACCCTATACTTATTGCTTCTCATATCATCGTAGCATTACAGCAGGTAGTCAGCCGTAATGCCAATCCAAAGATTCCTACGGTGCTTTCCTTTGGGCATATTGAGGCACTTGGGGCCACCAATATCATCCCTAATGAAGTAAAGATCCAAGGTACATTCAGAACCTTAAATGAAGAATGGAGGGCAGAGGCACACAAAAAAATGGTGAAAATCGCGGAAGGACTGGCTGAAGGCATGGGAGGATCCGTAGACTTTGAAGTACGTAAGGGGTATCCTTTCCTAAAAAATGCACCTGAGCTCACAGATAGGGCACATAAAGCTGCTCAAGAATACCTAGGGGAAGAGAATGTAGAAGACCTGGATATATGGATGGCTGCGGAAGATTTTTCCTATTACACTCAAGAAATGGATGGTTGTTTTTACCGGCTTGGTATTAGAAATGAAGAAAAAGGAATCACAAGCGGGGTGCACACACCTACCTTTGATATAGATGAAAGTGCCCTAGAAGTAGGAGCGGGATTAATGGCTTGGATAGCTATCAATGAACTCGCCAAAGGCTAG